A part of Campylobacter concisus genomic DNA contains:
- a CDS encoding restriction endonuclease subunit S, whose product MSEFKNLPSGWKVVRLGDVAEKSILKNRNSSIKLVLSNSAIDGLVAQNEYFDKDIANKENIQDYYIVDLGDFVYNPRISQSAPTGPINRNMLSKGIVSPLYTVFTVQDEILAKFLEYFFKTIVWQNQVKSVANYGARHDRINITDNAFFSLKILTPPLDEQKKIAEILSTWDEAINLTINLIESKKQFKKALMQNLLTAKIRFPEFKGEWREIRLGNIGKSYNGLIGKVAEDFQNGNSNFITYKNIFDNPKIDINIFEKVKIMEDEEQNLVKFGDIFFTTSSETPNEVGISSVLLSKCGILYLNSFCFGFRLNNFEILSPCFAVFYFRSDCFRKQIFKLAQGSTRFNISKTEVLNLNIKIPNLDEQQKVAKALTACDDEINLLNLKLENLKKQKQGLMQKLLKGEIRTCYVKKAM is encoded by the coding sequence ATGAGCGAATTTAAAAATTTACCAAGCGGATGGAAGGTCGTGAGGCTTGGGGATGTTGCTGAAAAATCTATTCTTAAAAATAGAAATAGTTCAATTAAATTGGTTTTGTCAAATTCAGCCATTGATGGTTTGGTTGCACAGAATGAATATTTTGATAAAGATATAGCAAATAAAGAAAATATACAAGATTATTACATTGTTGATTTGGGCGATTTTGTTTATAATCCAAGAATTTCACAGAGTGCCCCTACTGGACCAATTAATAGAAATATGTTATCTAAGGGCATAGTATCTCCGTTGTATACGGTTTTTACTGTTCAAGATGAGATATTGGCAAAATTTTTAGAATATTTTTTTAAAACTATTGTATGGCAAAATCAAGTCAAAAGTGTAGCAAACTACGGCGCTAGGCATGATAGGATAAATATAACAGATAATGCTTTTTTTTCTTTGAAAATTTTGACCCCGCCGTTAGACGAGCAAAAAAAGATAGCGGAAATTTTATCTACTTGGGATGAGGCTATAAATTTAACTATAAATTTGATAGAAAGCAAAAAGCAGTTTAAAAAAGCTCTTATGCAAAATTTACTCACAGCCAAGATCCGCTTTCCCGAGTTCAAAGGCGAGTGGCGAGAAATAAGGCTTGGTAATATAGGAAAATCATATAACGGCTTAATTGGTAAAGTTGCAGAAGATTTTCAAAATGGAAATTCAAATTTTATAACGTACAAAAATATCTTTGATAACCCTAAAATAGATATCAATATTTTTGAAAAAGTAAAAATTATGGAAGATGAAGAGCAAAATTTGGTTAAATTCGGAGATATATTTTTTACGACCTCATCAGAAACCCCAAACGAAGTCGGGATAAGCTCTGTTTTATTAAGTAAATGTGGTATTTTGTATTTAAATAGTTTTTGTTTCGGGTTTAGGTTAAACAATTTTGAAATTTTATCCCCGTGTTTTGCCGTATTCTATTTTAGAAGCGATTGTTTTAGAAAACAGATATTTAAATTAGCACAAGGTAGCACAAGATTTAATATATCAAAAACTGAGGTATTAAATTTAAATATTAAAATTCCAAATTTAGACGAGCAACAAAAAGTCGCAAAGGCTTTAACGGCTTGCGATGATGAGATAAATTTACTAAATTTAAAGCTTGAAAATTTGAAAAAACAAAAACAAGGCTTGATGCAAAAACTACTAAAAGGAGAAATAAGAACATGTTATGTGAAAAAAGCAATGTAA
- a CDS encoding haloacid dehalogenase-like hydrolase gives MAIAYDFDGTLARGNIQENSFIPTTLGIKKEDFWNKVKELSEENNMDEILSYMYLIVKKADGAGAKITREELSKHGKTVKYFNGVEEFFERINDYAAQKGISIEHYIVSSGTKEMIDGTTIANKFKNIYASSFMYDEYGKPTWPALAINYTTKTQYLYRISKGILNAWDNKLINKYIPENERRILFENMIYIGDGETDVPAMKLLKTNGGTSIAVYDENKETAKTLLEQNRVNYIAKADYTDGSEIDAIIKSTIDRISLNLTNGKLQIYNKQNTTEINIQKSNNQARDKQYYLSVLKTEGFKLEDTNKANKIYLKKYSWDDHGYQTSFYIWNNGNYIGTAKIAKLNQNKNEHTADLLEKNFDKLDDDFFSVIRFKKDEIDEDTKEALRFLLNDISNTNKYDNNEIVKKSLKRS, from the coding sequence ATGGCAATCGCATATGATTTTGACGGAACACTAGCAAGAGGAAATATACAAGAAAATTCTTTTATACCAACAACACTAGGTATAAAAAAAGAAGATTTTTGGAATAAAGTAAAGGAACTATCTGAAGAAAACAATATGGATGAGATATTGTCATATATGTATTTGATTGTGAAAAAAGCAGATGGTGCTGGTGCAAAAATTACAAGAGAGGAGCTTAGTAAACACGGTAAAACTGTTAAATACTTTAACGGTGTGGAAGAGTTTTTTGAAAGGATTAATGATTATGCTGCACAAAAGGGGATATCGATTGAGCATTATATAGTATCATCAGGTACCAAAGAAATGATCGATGGAACGACTATAGCGAATAAATTTAAAAATATTTATGCGTCATCATTTATGTATGATGAATACGGCAAACCGACTTGGCCAGCTTTGGCAATTAACTATACGACAAAAACTCAATATTTATACAGGATAAGCAAAGGAATTCTTAACGCTTGGGACAATAAACTAATTAATAAATATATACCAGAGAATGAAAGACGTATTTTATTTGAGAATATGATATATATAGGTGATGGAGAAACCGATGTTCCAGCTATGAAGTTACTAAAAACTAATGGTGGAACTTCAATTGCTGTTTATGATGAAAATAAAGAAACTGCCAAAACTCTTTTGGAGCAAAATAGAGTTAATTATATTGCTAAAGCTGACTATACTGACGGATCGGAGATAGATGCTATTATAAAATCTACGATAGATAGAATTAGTTTAAACTTAACAAATGGAAAATTGCAAATATATAATAAGCAAAATACTACAGAAATAAACATACAAAAATCCAATAATCAAGCAAGGGATAAACAATATTATTTAAGTGTTCTTAAAACGGAAGGATTTAAATTAGAAGATACTAACAAGGCAAATAAAATATATTTAAAAAAATATTCATGGGATGACCACGGATATCAAACCTCGTTTTATATATGGAATAATGGAAATTATATTGGAACGGCTAAAATAGCGAAACTAAATCAAAATAAAAATGAGCATACTGCGGATTTACTGGAGAAGAATTTTGATAAGTTAGATGATGATTTTTTCTCTGTTATACGCTTTAAAAAAGATGAGATAGATGAAGATACTAAAGAGGCATTGAGGTTTTTATTGAATGATATTAGTAATACTAATAAATACGATAATAATGAAATTGTAAAAAAATCTTTAAAGAGAAGTTAG
- a CDS encoding type I restriction endonuclease subunit R, with translation MTPDTSENKIQQNSINLLQSLGYKFISREENLKLRGGKSSEILFREILTKKLGEINGYEYKGKRYKFSQSNVLKAVDELAGVSLNEGLMVANERITNLLLLGTSLEENLEDGTRRSFSFKFIDFENLQNNDFCVTEEFEVSRVSQSDAQKHRRPDLVLFINGIPIVVIELKKSSVSFENGIKQLEKEQGKDEIAHLFKYIQLTIAANGSGARYGTTGTPFKFYSVWKEQDEVKAKESLKSVINGREVSALDMTLFALLSKDRLLRLVRHYIVFDKRMKKVCRYQQFFAIEETLKRVSAKKDGARAGGLIWHTQGSGKSLTMVMLTKLLKQIYINSKIIVVTDRIDLDGQIHETFENTDVKAGRASSGSDLIEKLQSGVSVITTLVHKFEKVKNQKVVIRDGDIFVLVDESHRTQGGDLHKAMKKALPLACYIGFTGTPLLKREKNSFAKFGGEIHRYTIDDAVKDGAVLPLLYEGRYVGQEVLDPEGLTRKFDLISRELGDEAKRDLQQKWARFERVASSEQRLELIAVDINEHIKKTLKKSGFKAMLATQRKYDAIKYHQIFEEFGEIKSAYVISSNEHEELEGGHKEYVAKAWQETIRGYGSEEAYLKHVKDEFIYGDEIDLLIVVDKLLTGFDAPRASTLYIDKQLKEHNLLQAIARVNRLYDGKDYGYIIDYRGLLGELDQALTSYASLSGFDPEDITGAVIDVRSEIIKAKTYYTHLDDLFSSVKFKDDLESYVAVLEDAQKRDDFKEWLSQFARAFKLALSSEKISDILSEEEIKTYKQRVKFYNELRKAVQLRYHEACDFGKYEAQMQKLLDTYVNAQGVNKLTKLVNIFETEFDDEVQRVEGKNAKADMIISAVSAVVKEKMDSNPAFYKSIAQQIQDIIDEYKAKRLSEEEKLAKAKLLKDLITGALKPNEDRYPKEFNGKKILFAIYDNLFDILGDVELADIETVAKNLSMKFYEIYEEASKKPEWHKNKDVENEITSAMEDALWEVEDEYGVSIDEKEKIYQTIRGIEISFYVK, from the coding sequence ATGACCCCAGATACTTCAGAAAATAAGATCCAGCAAAACAGCATAAATTTACTTCAAAGCTTGGGCTATAAATTTATAAGCAGAGAGGAAAATTTAAAGCTTCGTGGCGGTAAATCAAGCGAGATTTTGTTTAGAGAAATTTTAACCAAAAAGCTTGGTGAGATAAATGGCTATGAGTATAAGGGCAAGAGGTATAAATTTAGCCAAAGTAATGTTTTGAAAGCGGTTGATGAGCTAGCTGGGGTATCTTTAAACGAAGGGCTAATGGTCGCAAACGAAAGGATCACAAATTTACTCTTGCTTGGAACCAGTTTAGAAGAAAATTTAGAAGATGGGACGAGGAGGAGCTTTTCTTTTAAATTTATAGACTTTGAAAATTTGCAAAATAACGACTTTTGCGTAACGGAAGAATTTGAAGTAAGCAGAGTAAGCCAGAGCGACGCACAAAAACACAGAAGACCTGATCTTGTGCTTTTTATAAACGGCATACCAATAGTCGTGATCGAGCTTAAAAAATCAAGCGTAAGCTTTGAAAACGGCATAAAGCAGCTTGAAAAAGAGCAGGGCAAAGATGAGATAGCGCACCTTTTTAAATACATCCAGCTAACCATCGCGGCAAATGGAAGTGGGGCAAGATACGGCACAACTGGAACGCCGTTTAAATTTTATAGCGTGTGGAAAGAACAAGACGAGGTAAAAGCAAAAGAGAGCCTAAAGAGCGTGATAAATGGTAGAGAGGTGAGTGCGCTTGATATGACACTCTTTGCGCTACTATCGAAAGATAGGCTGCTAAGGCTAGTTAGGCACTATATAGTGTTTGATAAAAGGATGAAAAAAGTTTGCAGATATCAGCAGTTTTTCGCTATCGAAGAGACGCTAAAGAGGGTATCGGCGAAAAAAGACGGAGCAAGAGCGGGCGGACTCATCTGGCACACGCAAGGAAGCGGCAAATCGCTCACGATGGTGATGCTAACAAAGCTTTTAAAGCAAATTTACATAAACTCAAAGATCATCGTCGTAACTGATAGGATAGATCTAGACGGACAGATACACGAGACTTTTGAAAATACGGACGTGAAAGCAGGGCGAGCAAGTAGCGGAAGCGATCTGATAGAGAAGCTACAAAGCGGTGTTAGCGTGATAACTACGCTTGTGCATAAATTTGAAAAGGTGAAAAATCAAAAGGTAGTGATAAGAGATGGCGATATATTTGTGCTAGTGGATGAGAGCCACCGCACGCAAGGTGGAGACCTGCATAAGGCTATGAAAAAGGCGTTGCCTCTTGCTTGTTATATAGGATTTACCGGCACGCCACTTTTAAAACGCGAGAAAAACAGCTTTGCCAAATTTGGCGGAGAAATTCATAGATATACGATAGATGATGCGGTAAAAGACGGAGCTGTGTTGCCGCTACTTTACGAGGGGCGATACGTGGGTCAAGAGGTGCTAGACCCTGAGGGGCTAACTAGGAAATTTGACCTCATATCAAGAGAGCTTGGCGATGAGGCTAAAAGGGACTTGCAGCAAAAGTGGGCGAGGTTTGAGCGTGTGGCATCAAGTGAGCAAAGGCTGGAGCTAATAGCTGTGGATATAAATGAGCACATCAAAAAGACTTTGAAAAAAAGTGGCTTTAAGGCGATGCTGGCAACGCAAAGAAAATATGACGCCATAAAATATCATCAGATATTTGAAGAATTTGGAGAGATAAAAAGTGCTTATGTGATATCAAGCAATGAGCACGAGGAACTTGAGGGCGGTCATAAAGAGTATGTCGCAAAGGCGTGGCAAGAGACTATAAGGGGCTACGGCAGCGAAGAAGCGTATCTAAAGCATGTGAAGGATGAATTTATTTACGGCGACGAGATAGACTTGCTCATCGTCGTGGATAAGCTTTTAACTGGCTTTGACGCGCCAAGAGCAAGCACGCTTTATATAGATAAACAGCTAAAAGAGCATAATTTGCTCCAAGCCATAGCTAGAGTAAATAGGCTTTATGACGGGAAAGACTACGGCTACATTATTGACTATAGAGGGCTTTTAGGTGAGCTTGATCAGGCGCTTACTAGCTATGCTTCGCTAAGTGGCTTTGACCCAGAAGATATAACTGGAGCCGTGATAGACGTAAGAAGCGAGATAATAAAGGCTAAGACTTACTATACTCATCTGGATGATCTTTTTAGCAGCGTGAAATTTAAAGACGATCTGGAAAGCTACGTGGCGGTTTTAGAAGACGCGCAAAAACGAGATGACTTTAAAGAGTGGCTATCGCAGTTTGCTAGGGCATTTAAACTAGCGCTTTCAAGTGAGAAAATTTCTGATATCTTAAGTGAAGAGGAGATCAAAACTTATAAGCAAAGAGTTAAATTTTATAACGAGCTAAGAAAGGCGGTACAACTAAGGTATCACGAGGCTTGCGACTTTGGCAAATACGAAGCACAGATGCAAAAGCTGCTCGATACTTACGTAAATGCACAAGGGGTCAATAAGCTTACGAAGCTCGTAAATATCTTTGAGACAGAATTTGACGATGAGGTGCAAAGGGTTGAGGGTAAAAACGCAAAGGCTGATATGATCATCAGCGCCGTAAGCGCGGTAGTAAAAGAGAAAATGGACTCAAATCCAGCATTTTATAAATCAATAGCGCAGCAGATACAAGATATCATCGACGAGTATAAAGCAAAAAGGCTAAGCGAAGAGGAAAAGCTTGCCAAAGCAAAACTACTAAAAGACCTTATAACAGGTGCTTTAAAGCCAAATGAAGATAGATATCCAAAAGAATTTAATGGTAAGAAAATTTTGTTTGCTATTTATGATAATTTGTTTGATATTTTGGGCGATGTGGAGCTTGCGGATATAGAGACGGTCGCTAAAAATTTGAGCATGAAATTTTATGAAATTTACGAAGAGGCTTCAAAAAAACCAGAATGGCACAAAAATAAAGACGTAGAAAATGAGATAACAAGCGCTATGGAGGACGCTCTTTGGGAGGTAGAGGACGAATACGGCGTTTCTATCGATGAGAAAGAGAAAATTTACCAAACTATCCGTGGAATAGAGATAAGCTTTTATGTTAAATGA
- a CDS encoding M48 family metallopeptidase: MLNEVKIIKKEVKNITLKVRPNGEAILTAPKTASNEHIKFIIKKRAKWIVQKRAFFTSFKTSQKEYVSGEDFKYLGRSYRLKVVQSKEERVRLQRGYLGLFVKDKSDLERKRNLVYEWYYEKAMLYFFNILQEFNKMVKQDIKSVKIRQMKTRWGSCNPYKSYINLNIELIKKPKSCIEYVIFHELAHLLYPNHSKKFYDYLTLYMPDWQKRKEILEIV; the protein is encoded by the coding sequence ATGTTAAATGAGGTAAAAATCATCAAAAAAGAGGTGAAAAATATCACCTTAAAAGTTAGACCAAATGGCGAAGCGATCCTAACCGCGCCAAAAACCGCAAGCAATGAGCATATAAAATTTATCATAAAAAAAAGAGCTAAATGGATAGTACAAAAGCGTGCGTTTTTTACCTCGTTTAAGACGAGCCAAAAAGAGTACGTAAGCGGTGAGGACTTTAAATATCTTGGACGAAGCTATAGGCTTAAAGTGGTACAGTCTAAAGAGGAGCGTGTAAGGTTGCAAAGAGGCTATCTGGGGCTCTTTGTGAAAGATAAAAGCGACCTAGAGCGAAAAAGAAATTTGGTCTATGAGTGGTACTATGAAAAGGCGATGTTATATTTTTTTAATATCTTGCAAGAGTTTAACAAGATGGTAAAACAAGATATCAAAAGCGTAAAGATAAGGCAGATGAAGACGAGATGGGGGAGTTGCAACCCCTATAAATCATATATAAATTTAAACATAGAGCTTATCAAAAAGCCAAAATCGTGCATCGAGTACGTCATATTTCACGAGCTTGCTCACCTGCTGTATCCAAATCACTCAAAGAAATTTTATGACTATCTAACGCTTTATATGCCTGATTGGCAAAAACGCAAGGAAATTTTAGAAATAGTTTAG
- the ppa gene encoding inorganic diphosphatase has translation MDVSKIKAGSNPDKINAVIEIPYGSNIKYEIDKDSGAVVVDRVLYSAMFYPANYGFVPNTLAADGDPADILVLNEYPLQAGSVIPCRLIGVLVMEDEAGMDEKLLAVPVTKIDPRYEAIKSYEDLPVATLNKIKNFFETYKILEPNKWVKVKEFKDANAAKEILDAAIKNYK, from the coding sequence ATGGACGTTTCAAAAATTAAAGCTGGCTCAAACCCAGATAAAATCAATGCCGTAATCGAAATACCTTATGGCTCAAATATCAAATACGAGATCGACAAAGATAGCGGTGCAGTCGTGGTTGATCGCGTGCTTTACTCAGCGATGTTCTACCCAGCAAACTACGGCTTTGTGCCAAACACACTTGCAGCTGACGGCGATCCAGCTGATATTTTGGTGCTAAATGAGTATCCGCTTCAAGCTGGTAGCGTCATCCCTTGCCGCTTGATAGGCGTTTTGGTGATGGAGGATGAGGCAGGTATGGACGAGAAGCTTTTGGCTGTGCCAGTTACAAAGATCGATCCAAGATATGAAGCGATAAAAAGCTACGAAGACTTACCAGTTGCAACGCTAAATAAAATTAAAAATTTCTTTGAAACTTATAAAATTCTTGAGCCAAATAAATGGGTAAAGGTAAAAGAATTTAAAGACGCAAACGCTGCAAAAGAGATTTTAGACGCTGCTATTAAAAATTATAAATAA
- a CDS encoding NirD/YgiW/YdeI family stress tolerance protein has protein sequence MKKIIIAAISASIAMAGGFASKHQSENVISVKEALKLNDDAKVVIEGKIKSHIKSDKYEFVDKNGDVIVAEIDDKKWGNITANEDTPLRIKDEVDKDFTKTEIDVDSVEVVK, from the coding sequence ATGAAAAAGATCATAATCGCTGCAATATCTGCTAGCATTGCGATGGCTGGAGGTTTTGCCTCAAAACACCAAAGCGAAAATGTTATAAGCGTAAAAGAGGCATTAAAGCTAAATGACGACGCAAAGGTCGTGATTGAGGGCAAGATAAAGTCACACATAAAATCAGACAAATATGAATTTGTTGATAAAAATGGAGATGTCATCGTTGCTGAGATAGACGATAAAAAATGGGGCAACATAACAGCCAACGAAGATACACCTTTAAGGATAAAAGACGAAGTGGATAAAGACTTCACTAAAACAGAGATCGACGTAGATAGCGTAGAGGTTGTAAAGTAG
- a CDS encoding adenylate kinase: protein MKNLFLIIGAPGSGKTTDASIIAQHDEKFAHFSTGDLLRAEVASGSELGKLIDGFISKGNLVPLDVVVNAIVSAIKSSNKSNIIIDGYPRSIEQMTELDKVLSEQDEISLKGVIEVDVSEDVARARVLGRARGADDNNEVFNNRMKVYLDPIVPIRKFYSEKELLHVVNGERGIDEIVADIKNLLAKLL, encoded by the coding sequence ATGAAAAATTTATTTTTAATCATCGGCGCTCCAGGCAGCGGCAAAACAACAGACGCATCGATCATCGCACAGCATGATGAGAAATTTGCGCACTTTTCAACTGGCGATCTTTTAAGAGCTGAAGTCGCAAGTGGTAGCGAGCTTGGCAAACTAATAGACGGCTTTATCTCAAAAGGAAATTTGGTCCCGCTTGACGTCGTCGTAAATGCGATCGTCTCAGCCATCAAAAGCTCGAATAAATCAAACATCATAATCGACGGCTATCCAAGAAGCATTGAGCAAATGACTGAGCTTGACAAAGTCTTAAGCGAGCAAGATGAAATTTCTCTAAAAGGCGTCATCGAAGTGGATGTTAGCGAAGATGTAGCAAGAGCTAGAGTGCTTGGCCGTGCAAGAGGCGCTGATGATAATAACGAAGTCTTTAACAACCGCATGAAAGTATATCTTGATCCGATAGTGCCTATCCGCAAATTTTACAGCGAAAAAGAGCTACTTCACGTAGTAAATGGCGAGCGTGGCATAGACGAGATCGTAGCTGATATCAAAAATTTACTAGCTAAACTTTTATAA
- a CDS encoding NAD(+) kinase: protein MKNEQKFNTFCTKKVGLIAKDYPLFRQDLEKLEKILKKYNAEILLERNCAKRIEKNGFELIKLAKECEFLITLGGDGTIISTCRKLAHISPLVLGIHAGRLGFLTDIMINESEKFFKDFFDGEFEIETPFMLDVTLHKNDGKTEQKIAFNDAVIVSKNGGSMTHIEALLNEKYFNSYFGDGVIVATPVGTTAYNMSANGPIIYPLSEVFTVTPICSHSLTQRPVVLTKNHTVKFRTNSDAILVIDGQDRFDMSKISAVSMSLSNKKARLIRHIGRDYFQILKEKLHWGYND from the coding sequence ATGAAAAATGAACAAAAATTTAATACTTTTTGCACAAAAAAAGTAGGACTTATTGCTAAAGATTATCCATTATTTAGGCAAGATTTAGAAAAATTAGAAAAAATTTTAAAAAAGTATAACGCAGAAATTTTGCTTGAAAGAAATTGTGCTAAGCGTATAGAAAAAAATGGTTTTGAGCTTATAAAATTAGCTAAAGAGTGCGAATTTTTGATCACTCTTGGTGGAGATGGTACGATCATTTCAACTTGTAGAAAACTAGCTCACATCTCACCGCTTGTCCTTGGTATACACGCTGGTAGACTCGGATTTCTAACCGACATAATGATTAATGAGAGTGAGAAATTTTTTAAAGACTTTTTTGATGGTGAATTTGAGATAGAAACGCCTTTTATGCTTGATGTGACGCTTCATAAAAATGATGGCAAAACTGAGCAAAAGATAGCATTTAATGATGCAGTCATCGTTAGTAAAAATGGCGGCTCGATGACGCATATCGAGGCACTTTTAAATGAAAAGTATTTTAACTCATATTTTGGTGACGGCGTTATAGTGGCAACACCTGTTGGAACAACGGCTTATAATATGAGCGCAAATGGTCCTATTATCTATCCATTAAGCGAAGTTTTTACAGTAACTCCTATCTGCTCGCACTCACTTACACAGCGTCCGGTCGTGCTTACGAAAAATCACACGGTTAAATTTAGGACAAATAGTGACGCCATTTTAGTAATAGACGGTCAAGATAGGTTTGATATGAGCAAAATTTCAGCCGTCAGCATGAGCCTTAGCAACAAAAAAGCGAGGCTGATACGCCATATTGGTAGGGATTATTTTCAAATTTTAAAAGAGAAACTTCACTGGGGTTATAATGATTGA
- a CDS encoding AAA family ATPase, with amino-acid sequence MIDRILIKDYLNFKNVELNFKEGLSVFTGVSGAGKSVLMSAIMAVFGLKDSEARLIEADVEHKFELDEFGIENEEVNIFKLLKDKSTRYFINQQAISKKNLAQVAREHIKYLSAKEANEFENEKFLNLLDRLEISKNEKFKEIKQEFEEAFLEFSKISKELATIKEEEKKVEELKELASFEIEKIRSVGPKKGEFEELMETKKRLSKKDKINEAWARAERIFELEHSVNEALSISDLDNGFFEDAMNELRVARDSLNMEELDDIDVESVLDRIESLNAIIRRYGSEEEALEALDKKEKELARYENLSFEKSELEKKFEILSKKANALASTLSKARGVNLKELEAMINLYLKELYMPDITLRIEGKKLDILGVDEICLNLNETSLKNLSSGELNRLRLAFIAASSEITKTGGDVIILDEIDANLSGKEAMSIANVLLKLANFYQIFAISHQPQLSSKANSHFLVERHGENSVVRELDKDERVSELARMISGEHISEEAINFAKGLLK; translated from the coding sequence ATGATTGATCGAATTTTGATTAAAGATTATCTAAATTTTAAAAATGTCGAGCTAAATTTCAAAGAGGGTCTTAGCGTATTTACGGGCGTTAGCGGTGCTGGTAAGTCGGTGCTGATGAGTGCCATAATGGCTGTTTTTGGGCTAAAAGATAGCGAAGCAAGGCTGATAGAAGCTGACGTGGAGCATAAATTTGAGCTTGATGAGTTTGGCATAGAAAACGAAGAGGTCAATATTTTCAAGCTTTTAAAAGATAAGAGCACGAGGTATTTTATAAATCAACAAGCTATCTCAAAGAAAAATTTAGCTCAAGTGGCGCGCGAGCACATCAAATATCTCTCGGCAAAAGAGGCAAATGAATTTGAAAATGAGAAATTTCTAAATTTGCTTGACAGGCTTGAAATTTCAAAAAATGAGAAATTTAAAGAGATAAAGCAGGAATTTGAAGAAGCATTTTTAGAATTTTCTAAAATTTCAAAAGAGCTAGCCACTATAAAAGAGGAAGAGAAAAAGGTCGAGGAGCTAAAGGAGCTTGCTAGCTTTGAGATCGAGAAGATAAGAAGCGTCGGGCCTAAAAAAGGCGAGTTTGAAGAGCTTATGGAGACTAAAAAAAGGCTTAGTAAAAAAGATAAGATAAATGAGGCGTGGGCTAGGGCCGAGCGGATATTTGAGCTAGAGCACAGCGTAAATGAGGCGCTAAGCATCAGTGACCTTGACAACGGCTTTTTTGAAGATGCGATGAACGAGCTAAGGGTCGCAAGAGATAGCCTAAATATGGAGGAGCTTGACGATATCGACGTGGAGAGCGTGCTTGATAGGATAGAATCTCTTAATGCCATCATCAGGCGCTATGGCAGCGAAGAAGAGGCATTAGAAGCGCTTGATAAAAAGGAAAAAGAGCTTGCTAGATATGAAAATTTAAGCTTTGAAAAGAGCGAGCTTGAGAAGAAATTTGAAATTTTAAGCAAAAAGGCAAATGCGCTAGCCAGCACTTTAAGCAAGGCAAGGGGCGTAAATTTAAAAGAGCTTGAGGCGATGATAAATTTATACCTAAAAGAGCTTTATATGCCAGATATCACGCTAAGGATCGAGGGCAAAAAGCTTGATATCTTGGGAGTTGATGAAATTTGTCTAAATTTAAATGAGACTTCGCTTAAAAATTTAAGTTCAGGTGAGCTAAACCGTCTAAGACTGGCCTTTATAGCTGCCTCTAGTGAGATCACAAAAACGGGCGGTGATGTCATCATACTTGATGAAATAGATGCAAATTTAAGCGGAAAAGAGGCGATGAGTATCGCAAATGTTTTGCTTAAGCTTGCAAATTTTTATCAAATTTTTGCCATTTCACATCAGCCGCAGCTTAGCTCAAAGGCAAATTCTCACTTTTTGGTAGAGCGTCATGGAGAAAACTCGGTCGTAAGAGAGCTTGATAAAGATGAACGAGTGAGCGAATTAGCACGTATGATAAGTGGTGAGCACATAAGTGAAGAGGCAATAAATTTTGCGAAAGGGCTTTTAAAGTAG